Proteins co-encoded in one Nyctibius grandis isolate bNycGra1 chromosome 14, bNycGra1.pri, whole genome shotgun sequence genomic window:
- the TCN2 gene encoding transcobalamin-2, with amino-acid sequence MWLLLVLLQAAVLPARPCEAPGEAPAVRVLSARLLGLATDPARDPDPSVYLALRLAGDHDLRAEERYLARLQDTFQHRYGRSLQAAGQPHAAPHGHPQRDAVAAEHNANAEAEWPETGRLALYLLGLRATCPPPEPSPQRSLVTWLKYYLEEDWAGSRRHGHPLTSYYQYSLGVLALCVHHKRVREEVIRRLLVAQHHGTMGHAGGSAVDTEAVAALAFACLERERLVGAGLAEELRAATRGARRRMAEVQGEDGFIGNVYSTPWALQVFIATNTCRTQPAYGRAMAALLEHLDAFTTAATMAQALPALHGRSYLDIASMRCQEELDTLTPMSPEPLPEVPGNVTVQLVVECPEPRCPQRRLYNQPVPAPAGASLLDVLRAAAAQGPHNFTFDTQETPQGPFLLRVLGLEARQRDRTYWQLLTAPNTSLDMGVADYRPRDGETIILRLSEW; translated from the exons ATGTGGCTGCTCCTCGTCCTGCTCCAGGCCGCGGTCCTGCCTGCCCGGCCCTGCG AAGCCCCCGGGGAGGCGCCGGCCGTGCGGGTGCTGAGCGCccggctgctggggctggcgaCGGACCCGGCGCGGGACCCCGACCCCAGCGTCTACCTGGCCCTTCGCCTGGCCGGTGACCACGATCTGCGCGCGGAGGAGCGGTACCTGGCGCGGCTGCAGGACACCTTCCAGCACCGCTACGGCCG GAGCCTGCAGGCAGCCGGCCAGCCCCACGCTGCGCCCCACGGCCACCCCCAGCGGGACGCCGTGGCCGCCGAGCACAATgc GAACGCTGAGGCGGAGTGGCCAGAGACAGGGAGGCTGGCACTGTACCTGCTGGGGCTACGGGCCACTTGTCCCCCACCGGAGCCCAGTCCCCAGCGCTCGCTGGTGACGTGGCTGAAGTACTACCTGGAGGAGGACTGGGCAG GCTCCCGGCGGCATGGCCACCCCCTCACCAGTTACTACCAGTACAGCCTGGGTGTGCTGGCGCTGTGCGTCCACCACAAGCGGGTGCGGGAGGAGGTGATCCGCCGGCTCCTGGTGGCCCAGCATCACGGGACGATGGGGCACGCCGGTGGCAGTGCCGTGG ACACGGAGGCGGTGGCGGCGCTGGCCTTTGCCTGCCTGGAGCGGGAGCGGCTGGTGGGGGCCGGGCTGGCGGAGGAGCTGCGGGCGGCCACGCgcggggcgaggaggaggatggcAGAGGTGCAGGGCGAGGACGGCTTCATCGGCAATGTCTACAGCACCCCGTGGGCCCTGCAG GTCTTCATCGCCACCAACACGTGCCGGACGCAGCCGGCGTACGGCCGCGCCATGGCTGCGCTGCTGGAGCACCTCGACGCCTTCACCACCGCCGCGACCATGGCCCAGGCGCTGCCCGCGCTGCACGGCCGCTCGTACCTGGACATCGCCTCCATGcgctgccaggaggagctgg ACACACTGACGCCCATGAGCCCCGAGCCGCTGCCCGAGGTGCCCGGGAACGTGACGGTGCAGCTGGTGGTGGAGTGCCCCGAGCCGCGGTGTCCCCAGCGCCGGCTCTACAACCAGCCGGTGCCCGCGCCCGCCGGGGCCTCCCTCCTGGACGTGCTCAGGGCGGCCGCCGCGCAGGGACCCCACAACTTCAC GTTTGACACCCAGGAGACCCCCCAGGGCCCCTTTCTGctcagggtgctggggctggaggccCGGCAGCGGGACCGCACCTACTGGCAGCTCCTCACGGCCCCCAACACCAGCCTGGACATGG GTGTCGCCGACTACCGACCTCGCGACGGGGAGACCATCATCCTGCGCCTGAGCGAGTGgtag
- the SLC35E4 gene encoding solute carrier family 35 member E4 has protein sequence MCPRSRRGDEAAMTAMTTAEGTLRPWKPDPGQAEGGRPPPGPSLPLALTVLAWLGTGTAMAGLNKWIFAAHGFRYPLLLSALHMLSGVAVGYPLGWARGPPPPVPRPRARIYLLSLTFCTSVALGNVGLSSVQLDAAQAVAATTPLVTLLLSGLLGGRRHHPLQYAAMGPVCAGAACSVAGGLRFHQPGCGFLLAATVLRALKSIQQSLLLQEGRLDALSLLCLTSLPSFCLLFGAAVALEVGPSWEGVLRYDGTLWACVLLSCLGSVLYNLTTSCVLALTSALTVHVLGNVTVVGNLLLSHLLFGSHLSGLSYLGIGLMLAGMFMYHQPDLIAAHWAARGPPRRE, from the exons ATGTGCCCGCGGTCCCGGCGGGGCGATGAAGCGGCGATGACAGCGATGACAACGGCCGAGGGGACCCTCCGGCCATGGAAACCGGACCCGGGGCAGGCGGAGGGGGGTCGGCCGCCCCCGGGGCCGTCGCTGCCACTCGCCCTCACTGTCCTGGCCTGGCTGGGCACCGGCACTGCCATGGCCGGCCTCAACAAATGGATTTTCGCCGCGCACGGGTTCCGctacccactgctgctgtcgGCCCTGCACATGCTGTCGGGGGTGGCCGTGGGGTACCCGCTGGGCTGGGCGCGGGGACCCCCGCCGCCggtgccccggccccgcgccagGATCTAcctgctcagcctcaccttCTGCACCAGCGTGGCCCTGGGGAACGTGGGCCTGAGCTCCGTGCAGCTGGACGCGGCGCAGGCGGTGGCCGCCACCACCCCGCTGGTGACCCTGCTGCTGtcggggctgctggggggccGGCGGCACCACCCGCTCCAGTACGCGGCCATGGGGCCCGTGTGCGCCGGGGCCGCCTGCAGCGTGGCCGGGGGGCTCCGCTTCCACCAGCCCGGCTGCGGCTTCCTCCTGGCTGCCACCGTCCTTCGCGCCCTCAAGTCCATCCAGCAAA gcctgctgctgcaggagggccGCCTGGACgccctctccctgctctgcctgacCTCCCTGCCCAGTTTCTGCCTGCTCTTCGGGGCGGCCGTGGCGCTGGAGGTGGGGCCCTCCTGGGAAGGTGTCCTGCGCTACGACGGCACCCTCTGGGCCTGCGTCCTGCTCAGCTGCCTCGGCTCCGTCCTCTACAACCTGACCACCTCCTGCGTCCTCGCCCTCACCTCCGCCCTCACCGTCCACGTCCTGGGCAACGTCACTGTGGTGGGCAACCTGCTGCTCTCCCACCTGCTCTTCGGTAGCCACCTGAGCGGGCTCAGCTACCTGGGCATCGGGCTGATGCTGGCCGGGATGTTCATGTACCACCAGCCGGACCTCATCGCGGCACACTGGGCGGcgcggggacccccccggcgGGAGTAG